One Elusimicrobiaceae bacterium genomic window carries:
- a CDS encoding pilin has translation MSKKAFTLIELLIVVLIIGILSAIAIPMYQGAVDKSHWSTMLPGAKAIKDAEEAFKMSNDGYTDTMGNLDVTMENSDLTFNLITPNNTSDPNVIRVTNSKLANVRLASYLDDNPKFAGQLHCEAATGDERANRLCGKLLMGQELTSADGYTGYLLDQEIDKATCDNASRSWSTSKTKCYKDDQTRCDALNMNYLGDGQCGFDDEAGRGQVIGAEGVCYGHTRDRGCAYAQIKEGGACIVTDDRGSCASISVTGGTAICVKGSGCSYSTFDNGICVAANHMSCQRNKFINGSICYAPNGGWAACGGTANYDSATAAATFYDDTSCCCGAGCGTAPKCADRGIACDPYYMDLSNFMN, from the coding sequence ATGTCAAAGAAAGCCTTTACTTTAATAGAACTATTAATCGTAGTTCTTATTATCGGTATTCTTTCTGCTATTGCAATACCGATGTACCAAGGAGCAGTAGACAAAAGCCATTGGAGTACAATGCTTCCGGGAGCTAAAGCGATAAAAGATGCAGAAGAAGCATTTAAGATGTCCAATGACGGATATACCGACACCATGGGTAATTTGGACGTGACTATGGAAAACAGCGATTTAACATTTAATTTAATTACTCCTAATAATACTTCTGACCCCAATGTAATCAGAGTAACTAATAGCAAACTGGCCAATGTAAGACTGGCTAGTTATTTAGATGATAACCCGAAATTTGCCGGGCAGTTGCATTGTGAAGCGGCCACCGGAGATGAGCGCGCCAACAGACTTTGCGGAAAATTACTCATGGGGCAAGAGTTAACCAGTGCAGACGGCTACACGGGTTATCTATTGGACCAGGAAATCGACAAAGCGACGTGCGACAATGCCAGCCGCAGTTGGAGCACGAGTAAAACCAAGTGTTATAAAGATGATCAAACTCGTTGTGATGCACTTAATATGAATTATTTGGGAGATGGTCAATGTGGTTTTGATGATGAAGCCGGTAGAGGACAAGTGATAGGAGCAGAAGGTGTATGCTATGGACATACTCGTGATAGAGGTTGTGCCTATGCGCAAATTAAAGAGGGAGGAGCATGTATAGTAACAGATGACCGCGGCTCTTGTGCTAGTATTAGCGTAACGGGAGGAACAGCAATTTGTGTTAAAGGATCTGGATGTAGCTATTCTACATTTGATAATGGAATTTGCGTAGCAGCTAATCACATGTCGTGCCAACGAAATAAATTTATAAATGGTTCTATTTGCTATGCTCCAAATGGTGGGTGGGCTGCTTGCGGAGGAACAGCCAATTACGATTCTGCTACTGCCGCCGCTACTTTCTATGACGACACCTCTTGTTGTTGCGGGGCCGGGTGTGGAACGGCACCTAAATGTGCGGACCGTGGCATAGCTTGTGATCCCTATTATATGGATTTAAGCAATTTTATGAATTGA
- the tgt gene encoding tRNA guanosine(34) transglycosylase Tgt codes for MLSPFQIKTKDAHSKARTGVLYTKHGAVQTPVFMPVATQASVKALTSADLKEVHAECLLSNTYHLYLRPGTKTLQTLGGLHDFMKWDGSILTDSGGFQVYSLSQFRKISEEGVLFRSHHDGTKHLFTPENVIEFEKEIGSDIWTMLDVCIHAKDPSKQEARQALEQTKRWAERAAAQYQKTVAQQLITQQADGSFSVGNSLLFGIIQGSIFPDLRQDAARTMASLPTHGYCIGGLSLGETIEQMDEAVLAVTENLPEQKPRYFMGLGTPVEILHCVERGVDMFDCVWPTRVARNGMVMTEEGRLNIKNATFRLDTRPLDEHCDCFACRNYSRAYLSHLFRSGELTSHRLLSMHNIRFLTRTMERIRAAIENGTFLQFKEEFIKKYQ; via the coding sequence ATGCTTTCTCCCTTTCAAATTAAGACCAAAGATGCTCACTCTAAAGCCCGCACCGGTGTATTGTATACCAAGCATGGGGCTGTTCAAACCCCCGTTTTTATGCCGGTAGCTACGCAGGCCAGTGTGAAAGCCTTAACCTCTGCTGACTTAAAAGAAGTGCACGCAGAGTGTTTGCTTTCCAACACCTATCACTTGTATTTACGGCCGGGCACGAAAACCTTACAAACGCTGGGCGGACTGCACGACTTTATGAAATGGGACGGAAGTATTTTGACTGATTCCGGCGGATTCCAAGTGTACAGTCTTTCTCAATTTCGCAAAATTAGCGAAGAAGGGGTTTTGTTTCGTTCCCACCATGACGGGACGAAACATCTTTTTACGCCCGAAAATGTCATTGAGTTTGAAAAAGAAATCGGCTCGGATATTTGGACGATGCTAGACGTCTGTATCCATGCCAAAGACCCTTCCAAACAAGAGGCGCGCCAAGCCTTAGAACAGACCAAACGTTGGGCTGAACGAGCCGCCGCCCAATACCAAAAAACCGTTGCGCAACAATTGATTACCCAGCAGGCAGACGGTTCTTTTAGTGTTGGCAATTCGCTTTTGTTTGGCATTATACAAGGTTCTATTTTCCCGGATTTACGTCAAGATGCGGCCCGCACCATGGCTTCTTTGCCCACGCATGGGTATTGCATTGGCGGTTTATCGTTGGGAGAAACTATCGAGCAAATGGATGAAGCCGTTTTAGCCGTCACCGAAAATTTACCCGAACAAAAGCCGCGCTATTTTATGGGCCTTGGAACGCCGGTTGAGATTTTGCATTGTGTGGAACGCGGGGTGGATATGTTTGACTGCGTGTGGCCTACGCGCGTGGCCCGCAATGGTATGGTTATGACCGAGGAAGGTCGACTCAACATTAAAAATGCCACTTTCCGCTTAGATACCCGCCCCTTGGACGAGCATTGCGATTGTTTTGCTTGCCGTAATTATTCACGGGCTTATCTAAGTCACCTGTTCCGCAGCGGCGAGCTGACCAGCCACCGGCTATTGTCTATGCACAATATCCGTTTCTTAACGCGCACCATGGAGCGCATCCGCGCCGCTATTGAAAACGGAACTTTCCTGCAGTTCAAAGAAGAATTTATCAAGAAATATCAGTAA
- the queA gene encoding tRNA preQ1(34) S-adenosylmethionine ribosyltransferase-isomerase QueA — protein sequence MAFERFKQFNIDPLIAKQPATPRDSARLMVLHRDTHVIENRIFRDITDYFQAGDVLVLNNTKVFPAKLFAHKATGGKVEILLVRPQADPYVWTTLTRDYKENAELDFGDGLTGTMLGKTGNNEVLIRFNQEDILPFCHEHGLMPLPVYIEKARKHEGLTPSLSTDKERYQTVYAKYEGSIAAPTAGFHFTQELLDKLAAKGVQIAYITLHVGWGTFKPLRGEPEQHQMLPELAEISSQTAEIINQARRAQKAIFSVGTTSTRTLESFTQNGVTSSGKKWTDLFIYPGYTFKAITHLITNFHFPDSTPLCMVTALAGEDFIYQAYQEAVEQKYRFYSFGDSMLIL from the coding sequence ATGGCTTTTGAACGTTTCAAACAATTTAATATCGATCCCTTAATTGCCAAGCAACCTGCCACTCCCAGAGACAGTGCCCGGCTGATGGTGTTGCACCGAGACACACACGTCATTGAAAATCGTATTTTTCGGGATATTACTGATTATTTTCAGGCAGGGGATGTACTGGTGCTTAACAATACTAAAGTATTTCCGGCTAAATTATTTGCTCATAAGGCCACCGGCGGTAAAGTGGAAATTTTACTAGTTCGCCCGCAGGCAGACCCGTATGTTTGGACCACGCTGACCCGTGATTATAAAGAAAATGCAGAGCTGGATTTTGGCGACGGTTTAACCGGAACCATGTTGGGTAAAACGGGAAATAACGAAGTGCTGATTCGTTTTAATCAGGAAGATATTTTACCTTTTTGCCATGAACACGGGCTGATGCCTCTTCCGGTGTATATTGAAAAAGCCCGCAAACATGAAGGATTAACCCCCAGCCTGTCTACGGATAAAGAACGATATCAAACCGTCTATGCCAAGTATGAGGGTTCTATTGCGGCCCCCACGGCAGGTTTTCATTTTACGCAAGAATTGTTAGATAAATTAGCAGCCAAAGGCGTGCAGATTGCTTATATCACGTTACATGTAGGATGGGGCACGTTTAAACCCTTGCGTGGAGAACCGGAGCAACATCAAATGTTGCCTGAACTAGCGGAAATTTCATCTCAAACCGCGGAAATAATTAATCAGGCACGCCGCGCCCAAAAAGCCATTTTTTCTGTGGGTACCACCAGTACCCGCACCTTGGAAAGTTTTACGCAAAACGGCGTAACCTCCTCCGGTAAAAAATGGACCGATTTATTTATTTATCCCGGCTACACGTTCAAAGCCATTACCCATTTAATTACTAATTTTCACTTTCCGGATTCTACCCCCCTATGCATGGTGACCGCACTGGCAGGAGAAGATTTTATCTATCAAGCCTACCAAGAAGCCGTAGAACAAAAATATCGTTTTTACTCGTTTGGGGATAGTATGTTAATTCTTTAG